A stretch of the Oncorhynchus clarkii lewisi isolate Uvic-CL-2024 chromosome 9, UVic_Ocla_1.0, whole genome shotgun sequence genome encodes the following:
- the LOC139416261 gene encoding F-box/WD repeat-containing protein 12, with protein MDYNPYLTNDCLIHIFSFFKEDDLIRASSVCKEWQEAAETPWLWREMCLQRWGFCNIAVLGSEHGKQTWKSYFLRRSHLELKMTKGRSGGDYTCKSLRGHTGRVVGCVYLSGNSPQLPDFWSSTPTVCSSSSDGTVRAWDVQQGVQLWCSPVQSPLTGMVADGGHGGVITSDSTGLLKAWDGQSGQEMSFYSSASPQCTLLPYSMEGSSFLSVGTSQGSVHTLTSPSLSKLSTLVVCDTFKVNLLLASPDKKWILAGTTENMDMSPKVLSSQSVTCPSEEEDPLFQCLPVSGCSAAAFLPSQPARLATVHCKDNSHSNTHHNKVLSVFDVIIKKTRFKTEIQVEKVEKFELVFEGRTSDILLEGKGSSTLVVAAHRELKVYTVKGELVCSFKDHTEPICSICVDSFRVVTASRDLSLRVLTWKTDRDKGLTLESRYHLLGGSHSMSRGFSDVVCDYSTIVASVEALDGKDVLKAYSFNS; from the exons ATGGATTATAATCCTTACCTAACTAATGATTGTCTAATTCACATTTTCTCTTTTTTTAAAGAAGATGACTTAATTCGAGCATCAAGTGTCTGTAAG gaATGGCAAGAAGCCGCAGAAACACCTTGGTTGTGGCG AGAAATGTGTCTGCAGCGTTGGGGTTTCTGTAACATTGCGGTGCTGGGCTCTGAACATGGGAAGCAGACTTGGAAGAGCTACTTCCTGCGTCGCTCTCACCTGGAGCTGAAGATGACCAAGGGCAGGTCCGGTGGGGACTACACCTGTAAAAGCTTGAGGGGACACACAG GCAGGGTGGTTGGGTGTGTGTACCTGTCAGGGAACTCTCCCCAGCTCCCTGACTTCTGGAGCTCCACCCCTACTGTCTGCAGTTCATCCTCAGATGGTACAGTCCGTGCCTGGGATGTCCAGCAG GGGGTACAGCTGTGGTGCAGCCCTGTTCAGAGTCCTCTGACTGGGATGGTAGCTGACGGTGGGCATGGTGGGGTCATCACGTCAGATTCCACAGGGCTGCTCAAAGCCTGGGATGGTCAGAGTGGACAGGAGATGTCCTTCTACTCCTCAGCATCCCCACAGTGCACCTTACTGCCCTACAGTATGGAAGGCAGCTCTTTTCTCTCA GTGGGGACCAGTCAAGGCTCTGTCCATACTCTGACTAGCCCCTCACTGTCAAAGCTGTCCACTCTGGTGGTGTGTGACACATTCAAAGTAAACCTACTCCTGGCATCGCCAGACAAGAAATGGATCCTAGCTGGAACTACAGAGAATATGGATATGAGTCCAAAG GTGTTGTCCAGTCAGAGTGTGACGTGTCCCTCTGAGGAGGAGGATCCTCtgttccagtgtctgcctgtctCAGGCTGCAGTGCTGCTGCCTTCCTGCCCTCCCAGCCAGCCAGACTGGCCACGGTCCACTGCAAGGACAACTCACACTCAAACACGCATCACAACAAGGTCCTCTCTGTGTTCGACGTCATCATAAAAAAGACCAGATTCAAGACAGAGATCCAGG TTGAGAAGGTGGAGAAATTCGAGTTGGTATTTGAGGGCAGGACTTCGGACATCCTTCTGGAAGGCAAGGGAAGCAGCACTCTGGTTGTAGCTGCTCACAGAGAGCTGAAGGTCTACACTGTGAAAGGAGAACTCGTCTGTAGCTTCAAGGACCATACTGAACCTATCTGCTCTATTTGTGTG GATAGTTTCCGTGTAGTCACTGCTTCTCGGGACCTGTCCTTAAGAGTGCTGACGTGGAAAACTGACAGAGACAAAGGGCTCACACTGGAAAGTCGATACCACTTATTGGGAGGCTCTCACTCCATGTCCAG AGGGTTCAGTgatgtggtttgtgactactcaACCATTGTGGCTTCAGTGGAAGCATTGGATGGGAAGGATGTCCTGAAGGCCTACTCTTTCAACTCCTGA